In a genomic window of Corynebacterium lizhenjunii:
- the sucD gene encoding succinate--CoA ligase subunit alpha: MSIFLNSDSKIIVQGMTGAEGMKHTQRMLRAGSTIVGGVNPKKAGESVEFDGGVKIPVFGSVREAMQATGANVSVIFVPAKFTKDAAEEAIRAAIDLVVIITEGVPVKDTAELYALARETSTRIIGPNCPGLYTPGQSNAGIIPADTAPNPGPIGLVSKSGTLTYQMMYELSDIGFSTCVGIGGDPIIGTTHISAIEAFQNDPDTEAIIMIGEIGGDAEEYAAQYIKKHVTKPVVAYIAGFTAPEGKTMGHAGAIVSGGSGTAEGKRAALEDAGVKVGKTPTQAAQLLREVLAQRG, from the coding sequence ATGTCCATCTTTCTAAATTCTGATTCCAAGATCATCGTCCAGGGAATGACTGGAGCCGAAGGCATGAAGCATACTCAGCGTATGCTGCGGGCTGGTTCCACCATCGTCGGTGGTGTGAACCCGAAGAAGGCTGGCGAGTCTGTGGAGTTCGACGGCGGAGTAAAGATTCCCGTCTTCGGCTCTGTGCGCGAGGCCATGCAGGCTACCGGCGCAAATGTCTCGGTGATTTTTGTGCCAGCTAAGTTCACCAAAGATGCCGCGGAGGAAGCCATTCGCGCCGCCATTGACCTGGTGGTCATCATTACCGAAGGTGTCCCGGTCAAGGACACCGCAGAACTCTACGCGTTGGCCCGCGAGACCAGCACCCGGATTATCGGCCCGAACTGCCCGGGGTTGTACACGCCGGGCCAGTCCAATGCGGGCATTATCCCGGCGGACACAGCACCGAACCCGGGTCCGATTGGGTTGGTGTCTAAGTCGGGCACGCTGACGTATCAGATGATGTACGAGCTGTCCGATATCGGATTTTCTACCTGCGTCGGTATCGGTGGCGATCCGATCATCGGCACCACTCACATTTCCGCTATTGAGGCTTTCCAGAACGATCCGGACACCGAGGCCATCATCATGATCGGTGAAATCGGTGGCGACGCGGAAGAATACGCTGCCCAGTACATCAAGAAGCACGTGACCAAGCCGGTCGTTGCCTATATCGCAGGCTTTACGGCGCCGGAGGGCAAGACCATGGGCCATGCGGGGGCTATCGTCAGCGGCGGCTCTGGCACGGCAGAAGGCAAGCGCGCTGCGCTAGAGGATGCCGGCGTAAAGGTGGGCAAGACTCCTACCCAGGCGGCGCAGCTGCTGCGGGAAGTCCTAGCCCAGCGCGGTTAA
- a CDS encoding DUF3566 domain-containing protein: MARRDVMVKRIAPLSAFRVGLAFSVLGLVAWLLALCLLWFGMDQAGIWDSVNALISDVGGGLTITFGLVLAVGALVGAIMAVLLTILAPLLAVIYNSVVDLFGGVVLRLTDY; this comes from the coding sequence ATGGCACGGCGAGACGTGATGGTCAAGCGCATAGCGCCGCTGTCAGCATTCCGGGTGGGCCTGGCGTTTTCAGTCCTGGGTCTGGTGGCGTGGCTGCTGGCCCTGTGCCTGCTGTGGTTCGGCATGGATCAGGCGGGTATATGGGACTCCGTCAACGCGCTGATTTCCGATGTGGGCGGCGGCCTGACCATCACCTTCGGCTTGGTCTTGGCTGTTGGCGCCCTGGTGGGTGCCATCATGGCGGTGCTGCTGACCATCTTGGCTCCGCTCCTGGCGGTCATCTACAACTCCGTGGTGGATCTCTTTGGCGGCGTGGTGCTGCGCCTGACCGACTACTAG
- a CDS encoding CopG family transcriptional regulator produces MAMTLRLSPEQDHALTLLASATGTSKHEAAVRAIVAAAARTLADATVTATAREVLPGYKTLEDDIRRARPTRRP; encoded by the coding sequence ATGGCCATGACCCTGCGCTTAAGCCCCGAGCAAGACCACGCCCTCACCCTGCTGGCCTCTGCCACCGGCACGTCCAAGCATGAGGCCGCCGTGCGTGCCATTGTTGCCGCTGCTGCCCGTACGCTTGCCGATGCCACCGTAACCGCCACCGCCCGTGAAGTCCTGCCTGGCTATAAAACCCTGGAAGACGATATTCGCCGTGCCCGCCCCACCCGCCGGCCATGA
- a CDS encoding IS3 family transposase (programmed frameshift): MPRKTYSEQFKRDAVAVYENSMEGSFNSIAADLGVNRNSLANWVDKYGTGKRARRSREQARARQVGDAERIRQLEKKLAIVEEERDILRRATLYFGQGDELVIRFKFIDDHIHRYSVKRMCQVLDVHRSSYYAWKKAKPKRLARRSADETLGRQIREVFDEEKGLYGAKRIAAELSERDDSNPVNHKRVARVMKKLGLYGFSKKRRVKTTVSASSRRVFPDLVKRRFRADETNRLLVGDITYLPIQGGTNLYLATVIDCYSRRLVGFSIADHMRSELVIDALEEALRQRGSLVGAIFHSDHGSVYTSKEFQQSCRDLGVIQSMGAVGTSADNALAESFNATLKREVLRNRRCFASVDQARRQVFAWCVRYNTKRRHSWCKYMSPIQFEAATCAILNAVA; the protein is encoded by the exons ATGCCCCGTAAAACGTATTCTGAGCAGTTCAAGCGCGATGCTGTCGCGGTCTACGAGAACTCTATGGAAGGCTCCTTCAATTCCATCGCTGCAGATCTTGGTGTTAACCGAAATTCCCTAGCGAACTGGGTCGACAAGTACGGCACCGGCAAGCGCGCTCGTCGTAGCCGTGAGCAGGCCCGCGCCCGGCAGGTTGGTGATGCTGAGCGGATCCGGCAGCTGGAAAAGAAGCTGGCCATCGTCGAAGAAGAACGCGATATCTTGCGCAGGGCCACCTTATATTTCG GCCAAGGAGATGAACTTGTAATCCGCTTCAAGTTCATCGATGACCATATCCACCGATATTCGGTAAAGCGGATGTGTCAGGTGCTCGACGTACACCGGTCGTCGTATTACGCATGGAAGAAGGCCAAGCCGAAGCGTCTGGCGCGTAGGAGTGCTGATGAAACTCTTGGCAGGCAAATCCGTGAGGTCTTTGATGAGGAAAAAGGCCTCTACGGAGCCAAACGAATTGCAGCTGAGCTCTCCGAGCGCGACGACAGTAACCCAGTCAACCACAAGCGCGTAGCCCGGGTGATGAAGAAATTAGGCCTGTACGGGTTTAGTAAGAAGCGCCGTGTGAAAACCACGGTGTCCGCTTCTTCCCGCCGGGTATTCCCGGACCTGGTCAAAAGGCGTTTCCGTGCTGATGAGACCAATCGTTTGCTTGTTGGCGATATCACTTACCTGCCTATCCAAGGAGGAACAAATCTGTATCTCGCGACCGTCATCGACTGTTATTCACGCAGGCTGGTCGGGTTTTCGATTGCTGATCACATGCGTAGCGAGTTGGTCATCGATGCCCTGGAGGAAGCACTCAGACAGCGCGGAAGCCTTGTTGGGGCGATCTTCCACAGTGACCACGGCAGTGTCTATACCTCGAAAGAGTTCCAACAAAGCTGCCGCGACCTGGGAGTTATCCAGTCCATGGGTGCGGTGGGAACGAGTGCCGATAATGCCCTAGCGGAGTCGTTTAACGCGACCCTCAAGCGTGAAGTACTGCGTAATCGACGATGCTTCGCCTCAGTCGACCAGGCCCGCAGGCAAGTCTTTGCCTGGTGCGTCAGATACAACACCAAGCGACGACACTCCTGGTGCAAATACATGTCCCCCATACAATTCGAAGCAGCTACATGCGCTATCCTAAATGCTGTAGCTTAA
- a CDS encoding MOSC domain-containing protein, protein MKVLSTNIAVPRPDPSGRHALSGIDKQPHPYLDITIPGPNYGDGSGVIGDTIGDHEHHGGADKAIYAYAREELDYWEGTLARSISNGYFGENLTTTGLNLSELLINQQIRAGSALLEVSIPRQPCATFARWMDEPGWLRKFTQRGDCGAYLRVISPGRISAGDSLELIGRPDHDVTMRMAFRAKMGDMALARHIVAVGCLAPVHHNQLRDKLAVRDA, encoded by the coding sequence ATGAAAGTCCTATCCACTAACATCGCCGTGCCCCGCCCGGACCCCAGCGGACGGCACGCCTTAAGCGGCATCGACAAGCAACCGCACCCCTACCTTGACATCACCATCCCCGGACCCAACTATGGCGACGGCTCCGGGGTAATCGGCGACACTATTGGCGACCACGAACACCACGGCGGTGCCGACAAAGCCATCTACGCCTACGCGCGCGAGGAGCTCGACTACTGGGAGGGCACGCTCGCGCGCAGCATCAGCAACGGTTATTTTGGCGAGAACCTCACCACTACTGGCCTAAACCTGAGTGAGCTGCTGATTAACCAACAAATTCGCGCCGGAAGCGCCCTGCTGGAAGTTTCCATTCCCCGGCAACCCTGCGCCACCTTTGCCCGCTGGATGGATGAGCCCGGATGGCTAAGAAAATTCACCCAGCGCGGCGATTGCGGCGCCTACCTGCGCGTGATTAGCCCAGGGCGCATTAGCGCCGGCGACAGTCTGGAGCTTATCGGTCGGCCCGACCATGACGTGACCATGCGCATGGCTTTCCGGGCCAAGATGGGCGACATGGCACTTGCCCGGCACATCGTTGCCGTCGGCTGCCTGGCGCCTGTTCACCACAACCAGCTGCGGGACAAGCTCGCTGTGCGGGATGCATGA
- a CDS encoding GNAT family N-acetyltransferase produces the protein MTAELDLRPATESDRTYIARLNYLADVFGKESAPLSESFAQDYDYYVSTWRPGDGGVIAWRELVPAGGVWLLWGTAQRHGYGHVAEGIPELALAVEERFKGQGLGTVLLDAAANLARQMGAPGISLSVAHSNSRADRLYRHVGFEQVDDAAGHYVLLKQWG, from the coding sequence ATGACTGCTGAGCTTGACCTGCGCCCCGCCACTGAGTCCGACCGCACCTACATCGCCCGCCTGAATTATCTCGCGGATGTCTTTGGCAAGGAAAGCGCCCCGCTGTCGGAGAGCTTCGCACAGGATTATGACTATTACGTTTCCACGTGGAGGCCGGGCGATGGCGGAGTGATCGCCTGGCGCGAGCTTGTCCCGGCGGGTGGGGTGTGGCTGCTGTGGGGAACCGCCCAGCGCCACGGATATGGTCACGTGGCCGAGGGCATCCCGGAGCTTGCCCTAGCAGTCGAGGAGCGTTTCAAGGGACAAGGGTTGGGCACAGTACTTCTCGATGCCGCCGCAAACCTCGCCCGCCAGATGGGCGCCCCGGGCATTTCGCTTTCGGTTGCCCACAGCAATTCCCGTGCCGACAGGCTCTACCGCCACGTGGGTTTTGAGCAGGTTGACGATGCCGCCGGACACTACGTCCTGCTCAAGCAGTGGGGCTAG
- the gyrA gene encoding DNA gyrase subunit A, which produces MSDNNGDLFDRILPIDINAEMESSYIDYAMSVIVGRALPEVRDGLKPVHRRILYAMFDSGYRPERGYVKSARPVSDTMGQFHPHGDSAIYDTLVRLAQPWNMRYPLVDGQGNFGSRGNDGPAAMRYTECRMTPLAMEMVRDIRENTVDFSPNYDGKTQEPDILPSRVPNLLMNGSGGIAVGMATNIPPHNLNELADAIYWLLDHPNASEEEALEACMRYVKGPDFPTAGLIVGDQGIKDAYTTGRGSIRMRGVTSIEESGNRQTIVITELPFQVNPDNMVANIAESVASGKIAGISKIEDESSDRVGMRIVVTLKRDAVARVVLNNLYKHSQLQTSFGANMLSIVDGVPRTLRLDQMLRYYVAHQIEVIVRRTQFRLDEAEKRAHILRGLVKALDMLDEVIALIRRSPTVDEAREGLKALLDVDDVQADAILAMQLRRLAALERQKIVDELAAIEEEIADYKDILAREERQRQIVHDELEEIVEKYGDERRTQIVAASGDVTDEDLIARENVVVTITATGYAKRTKVDAYKAQKRGGKGVRGAELKQDDIVKNFFICSTHDWILFFTNFGRVYRLKAYELPEAGRTARGQHVANLLEFQPEEKIAQVIQIQSYEDAPYLVLATQQGRVKKSRLTDYESARSAGLIAINLNEGDALIGASLVSEGDDILLTSEQGQAIRFTADDDQLRPMGRATAGVKGMRFRGDDQLLSMSVVNDGQFLLVATSGGYGKRTAIEEYTQQGRGGLGVMTFKYTPKRGKLIAAIAVDEDDEIFAITSAGGVVRTEVAQIRPSSRATMGVRLVNLADDVELLAIDRNVEDDGEETAEAVAKGEKSIEDVQQEKLPGVSAADEDEE; this is translated from the coding sequence ATGAGTGACAACAACGGCGATCTTTTTGATCGCATTCTTCCCATTGACATCAATGCGGAGATGGAGTCGAGCTATATCGACTACGCCATGTCCGTCATTGTTGGCCGCGCGCTGCCAGAGGTGCGCGATGGTCTCAAGCCCGTGCACCGGCGCATTCTCTACGCCATGTTTGACTCCGGCTACCGCCCGGAGCGTGGCTACGTAAAGTCCGCCCGCCCGGTTTCTGACACCATGGGGCAATTCCACCCGCACGGCGACTCCGCTATTTACGACACCCTGGTGCGCCTAGCGCAGCCATGGAACATGCGCTACCCGCTGGTGGACGGCCAGGGCAACTTCGGTTCGCGCGGCAACGACGGCCCTGCAGCTATGCGTTATACGGAGTGCCGCATGACGCCGCTGGCCATGGAGATGGTGCGCGATATTCGCGAAAACACGGTGGACTTTTCCCCGAACTACGACGGCAAGACTCAAGAGCCGGATATTTTGCCATCGCGTGTGCCCAACCTGCTGATGAATGGCTCTGGCGGTATTGCGGTGGGCATGGCCACCAACATTCCGCCGCACAACCTAAATGAGCTGGCAGACGCCATCTACTGGCTCCTGGACCACCCCAATGCTTCTGAGGAGGAGGCCCTGGAGGCGTGCATGCGCTACGTCAAGGGCCCGGATTTCCCCACCGCGGGCCTGATTGTGGGTGACCAGGGTATTAAGGACGCCTACACCACCGGCCGTGGCTCCATCCGCATGCGTGGCGTGACTTCGATTGAGGAGTCCGGCAACCGCCAAACCATTGTGATTACGGAGCTGCCTTTCCAGGTCAACCCGGACAATATGGTGGCCAACATTGCTGAGTCCGTAGCCAGCGGCAAGATTGCGGGCATTTCCAAGATTGAGGATGAGTCCTCGGACCGCGTGGGCATGCGTATTGTGGTCACGCTCAAGCGGGACGCGGTAGCGCGCGTGGTGCTCAACAACCTGTACAAGCACTCGCAGCTGCAGACCTCCTTCGGTGCCAACATGCTCTCCATTGTCGATGGCGTGCCGCGCACCTTGCGCCTGGACCAAATGTTGCGCTACTACGTGGCGCACCAGATCGAGGTCATTGTGCGGCGCACCCAGTTCCGCCTGGATGAGGCCGAGAAGCGCGCCCACATCTTGCGCGGTTTGGTTAAGGCCTTGGACATGCTGGATGAGGTCATTGCGCTGATCCGCCGTTCGCCGACGGTGGATGAGGCCCGCGAGGGTTTGAAGGCCCTGCTGGATGTAGACGATGTACAGGCAGACGCCATTTTGGCCATGCAGCTGCGCCGTTTGGCGGCCCTGGAGCGCCAGAAGATTGTGGACGAGCTGGCTGCGATCGAAGAAGAGATCGCGGACTACAAGGACATCTTGGCCCGCGAGGAGCGCCAGCGCCAGATTGTCCACGATGAGCTGGAAGAGATCGTCGAAAAGTACGGCGATGAGCGGCGTACCCAGATTGTGGCAGCGTCTGGTGATGTCACCGATGAGGACCTTATTGCCCGGGAGAACGTGGTGGTAACCATCACCGCTACCGGCTATGCCAAGCGCACCAAGGTGGACGCCTACAAGGCACAAAAGCGTGGTGGCAAGGGCGTGCGCGGTGCGGAGCTGAAGCAAGATGACATTGTGAAGAACTTCTTCATCTGCTCCACTCACGACTGGATCTTGTTCTTTACCAACTTCGGCCGGGTATACCGGCTCAAGGCTTATGAGCTGCCGGAGGCAGGCCGCACGGCCCGCGGCCAGCACGTGGCCAATCTGCTGGAATTCCAGCCGGAAGAAAAGATTGCCCAGGTTATCCAAATCCAATCCTATGAGGATGCCCCCTACCTAGTGCTGGCTACCCAGCAGGGTCGGGTAAAGAAGTCGCGCCTGACGGACTATGAGTCCGCCCGTTCCGCCGGCTTGATTGCCATTAACCTCAATGAGGGCGATGCCCTGATCGGGGCCTCCCTGGTCTCTGAGGGTGATGACATCTTGCTGACCTCCGAGCAGGGGCAGGCCATCCGCTTTACCGCCGATGACGATCAGCTGCGCCCAATGGGCCGAGCTACAGCCGGTGTCAAGGGCATGCGTTTCCGCGGCGATGACCAATTGCTGTCGATGTCCGTGGTTAACGATGGCCAGTTCCTGCTGGTGGCCACCTCCGGTGGTTACGGTAAGCGCACGGCGATTGAGGAGTACACGCAGCAAGGCCGCGGCGGCCTGGGTGTAATGACGTTCAAGTACACCCCGAAGCGCGGAAAGCTCATTGCTGCCATCGCGGTGGACGAGGATGATGAGATCTTTGCCATCACCTCCGCCGGTGGCGTGGTGCGCACCGAGGTTGCCCAGATACGCCCGTCTTCGCGCGCCACCATGGGTGTGCGCCTGGTGAACCTGGCCGATGATGTCGAGTTGCTGGCCATCGACCGCAACGTGGAAGACGACGGCGAGGAGACCGCGGAAGCCGTGGCGAAGGGCGAGAAGTCCATCGAGGACGTCCAGCAGGAAAAACTGCCAGGCGTTAGCGCCGCCGACGAGGACGAGGAGTAG
- a CDS encoding MarR family winged helix-turn-helix transcriptional regulator: MHVNLQLINKLDRQLRRDAGMSFYDYTVMSRLSEASGRTMRMSQLGHITGGSLSRLSQVVSRLEKAGWVEREPDPADGRFTVAKLSDAGWDKVVATAPGHVEAARRIILDRLTRAQVRQLGQISRRIIIGIEEEDCC; this comes from the coding sequence ATGCACGTCAATCTGCAGCTGATTAACAAACTTGACCGCCAGCTGCGTCGGGATGCGGGCATGAGTTTCTATGATTACACCGTGATGTCTCGGCTTTCGGAGGCCAGTGGTCGCACCATGCGCATGAGCCAGTTGGGGCACATTACGGGAGGGTCGCTGTCACGTCTTAGCCAGGTGGTTTCCCGCCTGGAAAAGGCCGGTTGGGTTGAGCGTGAGCCGGACCCCGCCGATGGTCGCTTTACTGTTGCCAAGCTTTCCGATGCCGGCTGGGACAAGGTCGTGGCCACCGCTCCTGGTCACGTGGAGGCCGCGCGCCGAATTATTTTGGACCGCTTAACCCGCGCCCAGGTGCGCCAATTGGGGCAGATTTCGCGGCGGATCATCATCGGCATTGAGGAAGAAGACTGCTGTTAG
- the sucC gene encoding ADP-forming succinate--CoA ligase subunit beta codes for MDLYEYQARDLFEQHDVPVLRGIVATSAVQAQEAAAKLNTPVVVVKAQVKVGGRGKAGGVKLAHSPEEAGQVADEILGLRIKEHTVRKVMVAEGADIAEEYYFSILLDRTKRRYLAMLSKEGGVEIEQLAAERPDALVKRSFSPLDGMTDTLARDMAYEAGFAEADVARLVPVLKKLYGVYTAADATLVEVNPLVKTGQGEIIALDGKVTIDDNAEFRHPEHSQLQDHGATDPLELKAQKMGLNYVKLDGSVGIIGNGAGLVMSTLDVVAYAGEDLPGAPKPANFLDIGGGANAEVMANGLEVILGDPQVRSVFVNVFGGITACDEVAKGIVQAYKILDAEGVEPKPLVVRLDGNNAELGRSILDNAALPKLERVDTMDAAARKAAELAASADSRTGAGAASAAAADAAPEIGHQI; via the coding sequence GTGGATCTCTACGAGTACCAAGCTCGAGACCTATTTGAACAGCATGATGTGCCGGTGCTGCGCGGCATTGTGGCGACATCGGCAGTGCAGGCCCAAGAGGCCGCTGCGAAGCTGAACACCCCGGTGGTCGTTGTGAAGGCCCAGGTGAAGGTGGGTGGCCGCGGCAAGGCCGGCGGTGTAAAGCTGGCGCACAGCCCGGAAGAAGCTGGGCAGGTTGCGGATGAGATTCTGGGCTTGCGCATCAAGGAGCACACGGTACGCAAGGTCATGGTGGCCGAGGGCGCGGACATTGCGGAGGAATACTACTTCTCCATCCTGCTCGACCGCACCAAGCGACGTTATTTGGCCATGCTGTCTAAAGAGGGCGGCGTGGAGATTGAGCAGCTGGCGGCAGAGCGCCCGGATGCCCTGGTCAAGCGCAGTTTCTCCCCACTGGATGGCATGACGGACACCCTCGCTCGCGATATGGCATATGAGGCAGGGTTTGCAGAGGCCGATGTCGCGCGATTGGTGCCGGTGCTCAAGAAGCTCTATGGTGTTTACACCGCTGCCGATGCCACCTTGGTCGAGGTCAACCCCCTGGTCAAGACCGGTCAGGGTGAGATCATTGCCTTGGACGGCAAGGTCACCATTGACGATAATGCGGAGTTTAGGCACCCGGAGCACTCCCAGCTGCAGGATCATGGGGCCACGGATCCGTTGGAGCTCAAGGCGCAGAAGATGGGCTTGAACTATGTGAAGCTGGATGGATCGGTGGGCATCATCGGCAATGGTGCTGGCCTGGTTATGTCCACGCTAGACGTGGTGGCTTATGCGGGAGAGGACCTGCCGGGGGCGCCCAAGCCAGCGAACTTCCTGGATATCGGCGGTGGTGCCAACGCGGAGGTCATGGCCAACGGTCTGGAGGTCATCTTGGGTGACCCACAGGTGCGCTCGGTGTTTGTGAATGTTTTCGGCGGCATTACCGCTTGTGATGAGGTAGCCAAGGGTATTGTGCAGGCCTACAAGATTTTGGATGCCGAAGGCGTGGAGCCCAAGCCGCTGGTGGTGCGTCTGGATGGTAATAATGCAGAGCTGGGCCGCAGCATTTTGGATAACGCGGCTTTGCCGAAACTGGAGCGAGTAGACACCATGGACGCCGCGGCGCGCAAGGCCGCCGAGCTGGCCGCTAGTGCAGATTCGCGCACAGGTGCCGGTGCAGCCTCTGCCGCTGCCGCTGATGCGGCCCCAGAAATCGGCCACCAGATCTAG
- a CDS encoding polysaccharide deacetylase family protein, which produces MHLRRLAAASLAACLLFAAPAQAGTAHANPGHTNPGHTNPGRTNLGSTNPGQNGSAQVGRGDIILAQANPLGSATGADPFAQLNQFSSQTSSRAEDGVHQALRSAYQALPEPARNHPGIANQARAMGLVDPPVRNGTVGAAGASASSPAPGCANCVALTFDDGPATPTHQLLDILDRKRVQASFFVLAPKANAQPQLLRRMDAAGHTIGNHTATHRELNKLDAASVDREIAQGNDAVRAATGHGTRWMRPPYGATNDTVAAAAARAGAAQAFWSVDTLDWKTRNTEQTCRTAVGEAKPGAIILMHDIHPSTVAAVECIIDGLRAKGLAPVNLDTLIPHPQPGRIYYSRP; this is translated from the coding sequence GTGCATCTACGCCGCCTTGCCGCCGCCTCACTTGCCGCTTGCCTACTGTTCGCCGCTCCCGCCCAAGCCGGCACCGCCCATGCCAACCCGGGCCACACCAACCCAGGCCACACCAACCCGGGCCGCACCAACCTGGGCAGCACCAATCCAGGCCAGAACGGCTCCGCACAGGTCGGTCGGGGCGACATCATCCTGGCACAAGCCAATCCGCTTGGATCCGCAACAGGCGCTGATCCCTTCGCGCAGCTCAACCAGTTCAGCTCCCAGACCAGCTCTCGAGCCGAGGACGGCGTGCACCAAGCCCTGCGCTCCGCCTACCAAGCGTTACCGGAGCCTGCGCGGAACCACCCGGGTATCGCCAACCAGGCCCGTGCGATGGGCCTGGTGGATCCACCGGTGCGGAATGGGACGGTGGGGGCTGCGGGGGCATCGGCAAGCTCACCTGCTCCTGGCTGCGCCAACTGCGTGGCCCTTACCTTCGACGATGGCCCGGCCACGCCCACCCACCAACTACTGGACATCCTGGACCGAAAGCGTGTCCAAGCCAGCTTCTTTGTGCTCGCGCCCAAGGCCAACGCGCAGCCACAACTGCTGCGCAGGATGGACGCCGCCGGACACACAATCGGCAACCACACCGCGACCCACCGTGAGCTGAACAAACTCGACGCTGCCTCCGTGGACCGCGAGATCGCCCAAGGCAATGACGCCGTGCGCGCCGCCACTGGGCACGGGACGCGGTGGATGCGCCCACCCTATGGCGCCACCAATGACACCGTGGCTGCGGCTGCTGCGCGCGCCGGCGCCGCCCAAGCCTTCTGGAGCGTAGACACCCTAGACTGGAAAACCCGCAACACTGAACAGACCTGCCGCACAGCGGTTGGTGAAGCCAAGCCGGGCGCGATCATCCTCATGCATGACATTCATCCCAGCACTGTGGCGGCTGTGGAGTGCATAATTGACGGCCTGCGCGCTAAGGGCCTAGCGCCGGTCAATCTGGATACGCTCATCCCCCACCCGCAGCCTGGCCGGATTTACTACTCGCGGCCCTAA
- a CDS encoding cell filamentation protein Fic — protein MTAEQLLLLAHEFCITHRTTVNNYAALVAGASASTARIEGIAIHANAQEAALALEECLRAFPALSGRNQEFAAFCAEVFLHVAQTR, from the coding sequence ATGACCGCCGAACAACTGCTCCTGCTGGCCCACGAGTTTTGCATCACCCACCGCACCACGGTGAACAATTATGCGGCGTTGGTTGCGGGGGCATCGGCAAGCACTGCCCGAATTGAAGGCATAGCCATCCACGCCAACGCCCAAGAAGCCGCCCTTGCGCTGGAAGAATGCCTGCGCGCCTTCCCCGCGCTAAGCGGCCGAAACCAAGAATTTGCGGCATTTTGCGCCGAAGTATTCCTTCACGTGGCCCAAACCCGGTAG
- a CDS encoding MFS transporter codes for MKNLTYSKKFSLVFVAALVSGLGDGLVPIAFALQSHRLDPSGRGLTTVLIALWAGRFVSSLVVRKLPTPSRPVPWMLGSDMVRALAQWGLVAWVSITGDSIAAFAVSSCVYGCAASFFAPARFALLSQLFSDTQRTRVNGTLSMLGDVLFIAGPMIGTAAVLTLGFHTVLLIDGATFVVAMLVVLPFLQVRRAPAEPADAPVSAPAASADAATAPTTDASAPTNSPATPPAASRVQLPSWVHIGLGTWLVAALVNGFLGSAGPTWIMNAFDEKTWGFMATALAAGSLLGSAATIVRALDAVRFSTLQFLMLLFLAGQVLALAFSPVFVLIAIVGAVASLFMTAAGISWDTLGQSLGTDALVHQFATRDQLVFTAGTPLGMLLFAALSGFPQAAAIALAVALVFAAVATRLPAARAPRTVG; via the coding sequence ATGAAAAACCTGACCTATTCCAAAAAATTTAGCTTGGTCTTTGTTGCTGCACTTGTGTCCGGCCTGGGCGATGGCCTTGTTCCCATTGCTTTTGCGCTGCAGTCCCATCGCCTGGATCCTTCGGGCCGCGGCTTGACTACGGTTCTTATCGCGCTGTGGGCGGGCCGGTTTGTCAGCTCGCTGGTGGTGCGAAAGTTGCCGACGCCGTCGCGTCCGGTCCCGTGGATGTTGGGCAGTGACATGGTGCGCGCGCTAGCCCAGTGGGGTTTGGTGGCCTGGGTGTCGATAACAGGGGATTCGATAGCGGCTTTTGCTGTGTCCAGCTGCGTGTACGGGTGCGCGGCGTCATTTTTTGCGCCGGCCCGCTTTGCGCTGCTCTCCCAATTGTTCAGTGACACGCAGCGCACTCGCGTGAACGGTACGCTGTCCATGCTCGGCGATGTCCTGTTCATCGCCGGCCCCATGATTGGCACGGCAGCGGTGCTCACCCTGGGTTTCCACACTGTGCTGCTCATCGACGGCGCAACTTTTGTGGTGGCCATGCTGGTAGTTCTGCCTTTCCTCCAAGTACGCCGCGCCCCGGCAGAGCCTGCCGATGCCCCCGTCTCCGCACCCGCCGCCTCCGCCGATGCCGCCACCGCTCCGACTACCGATGCCTCTGCACCCACCAATTCCCCGGCCACCCCGCCCGCTGCCTCCCGCGTGCAGCTGCCGTCCTGGGTACACATTGGCCTGGGTACCTGGCTGGTGGCTGCACTGGTAAATGGCTTTTTGGGCAGCGCCGGTCCGACATGGATTATGAATGCATTTGATGAGAAAACGTGGGGCTTCATGGCCACCGCATTGGCGGCGGGATCATTGCTGGGTTCGGCGGCCACTATTGTGCGAGCCCTGGATGCAGTGCGTTTTAGTACTCTTCAGTTCCTGATGCTGTTGTTCCTGGCCGGGCAGGTGCTGGCATTGGCTTTCTCTCCGGTGTTCGTCCTTATTGCAATCGTGGGGGCCGTGGCCTCATTGTTTATGACGGCGGCTGGTATTTCCTGGGATACGCTGGGCCAGTCCTTGGGCACTGATGCACTGGTGCATCAGTTCGCAACCAGGGATCAGTTGGTGTTTACGGCGGGTACCCCGCTGGGCATGCTGCTTTTTGCAGCGTTGTCCGGGTTCCCACAGGCTGCGGCTATCGCCCTGGCGGTGGCGTTGGTGTTCGCCGCGGTAGCGACTCGTTTACCGGCCGCCCGAGCACCGCGGACGGTCGGGTAG